CGCGGCCTGGCCCCCGGGACGCAACGTCGTCGTCGTCGAGGCGGACGCGGCCGGCGGCGAGCTGGTGTGCCACATGGGCCTGTGGGCCGATCCGAGCCTGGTCACCCTCGCCGCCCAGAGCCGCTCCTCGGTCACCACGGAGGGGCTCTGGGCTCACGCCCAGCCACTGGGCGACACCGGGGTGCGGGCCGTGGCTGCTCCCCCCGACCCTCGCCGGGCGTCGGCCGCGCTCAGCTCTCTCGCCCAGGCGAGCCTGGTCCATCCCGACACGTCCACCGGCGACCTTGACGTGGTCATCGACCTCGGCCGTCTCGACCCCGCTGGCCCTGCCGCGTCGGTGGCCGCCAACGCCCAGTGGTCCCTGGTGGTGGCGAGGCCCAACCTGGTGGAGGCCGCCCACGTACGCGAGCGGGTCGGGACCCTGGGCCGGGAGGTGGGCCTGGTCGCGACCGGCACCGGGCCGTGGAGTGCCGACGAACTGGCCGAGTCTCTCGACCTGCGGCTGGTGGCCGCCCTCCCCTCTGACCCCCGAGCCGCCCGCGCCCTGGTGGGAGGCCGGTCCGGCCGTGGCTTGGCCAGGACGGCGCTGGTCCGCTCGGCCCAGGGCCTGGCCGCCGAGTTGGTGGCTGCCAGCCCATCGCCAGCCACGCCAACGTCCTCGGGCCCCTGCGGTCCTGCCCCGAACGACGCTCGTCCGTCCGTGGCCCAGTGGGTGCCGACAGGAGACCGGGCATGGCACTGAGCGACCGCGAGCTCGACGACGTGGTGCGCCGGGCGCACGCCGAGGTCTCCGACGCCCGGGCCGCCCGCCTGAGGGCCGACGCCGAGGGAGGTCGCCCGGCCATGGACGCTGACGACCTCCGACAGCTCACCCAGGCCCTGCTGGGAATGGTGTTCGACCGCCTCGCCCGCGAGCGCATCGAGCAAGGGCTGGGGCCCATCGAGGCGGCCGACGAACAGCGAGTGGGCGCGGCGGTGCAGTCGATGGGCCGGCTCGGCTGGGTGATCGAGGAGCTGATGGCCGACCCCGAGGTCGAGAACATCGACATCAATGGGCCGGACGTGTGCTTCGTCAGCCGGGCCGACGGGTCAAAGACGCGCCTTCCCCACCCGATCGCCCGCAACAACGACGAGCTCGAGCGCTGGGTGCGCAACGCCGCCGCCCGCGTAGGCCTCAGCGAGCGCCGCTTCGACGAGGGCCGGCCCCACCTCATCCTCCGCCTTCCCGACGGCAGCCGGCTCTTCGCCTGCATGAGCGTGACCCAGGACGTGCACATCTCGATCCGGGTCCACCGCCACCCCCGGGTGACCCTTGACGAGTTGGTCGAGGGCGGGATGATGAGCCCGGAGCTGGGCGAGTTCCACCGCGCCTTGGTCCTGGGCCGCTTCAACCTCATCGTCACCGGCGAGACCAACGCCGGCAAGACCACCCTGGTGCGGGCGCTGCTGAACGAGGCGCCGCCTGAGGAACGCCTCATCACCGTGGAGGACTCGTACGAGCTCGGCCTCGACCGCCTCGGTGACCGCCATCCCGACGTCGTCTCCCTCGAAGCGCGCGAAGCCAACGTCGAAGGGGCGGGGGAGATCACCATGGCCGATCTGGTGCGCATGGGCCTGCGGATGAACCCGACCAGGGTCATTGTCGGCGAGGTCAGAGGCCCTGAGCTGGTCCCAATGCTCCAGGCGATGACCCAGGGCTCAGACGGCTCGATGGCGACTGTCCACTCAGATTCTTCGGGCGGCGCCTTTCAGCGATTGGCCATGTACGCCATCTGCGCCCCCGAGCACCTCGAGCCGCCGCACACCGCGCTCCTGGTGGCCCAGGCCGTCGACTTCATCATCCACATCAGCCACGTGCGGGAGCGCCGGGGCAACCGCCGGTTCATCTCGTCGGTCCGGGAGGTGACCGGCGCCCACGAACGGGGCATCGAGACCAACGAGGTCTTCGCCCCCGGGCCCGACGGCATCGCCTCGTCCGCTGGTGCCCATCCCCTGTCCCAGCGGTCCCTCGACCGTCTGGCCCGCGTCGGCTGGCACCTTCCGACCGCTGAACCATCGTTGCGCCCTGTCCGGGCCGCGGGAAGACGGAGCGCCCGGTGAGCCCGGCCGTCCTGGGCGCCGCCCTCACGGGCATGGTGGCGGCCGTAGCCGCGGTGGGTGCGGTGTGGGCCTTGCAGCCGGCGGGGTCCCGGCCTTCCCTCCCGGTCGGGCCGCCTCGGCGCCTCCCCGACCGCTTGGGCACGCGGGTGGGCCTGGGGCTCGCAGCAGCCCTCTTGGTGCTCCTTGCCACCCGCTGGCCGGTGGCCACTGCCCTGGCCGCTGCCGGTGGGTTCGCGGCACCCGGGGCTGCCCGTGGGACCCGTCGGCGGCGCAGCTCGCTGGCCCGCATCGACGCCGTGGCCACCTGGACCGAGATGCTTCGTGACGTCCTGGGCTCAGGGAGCGGCCTGGCTCAGGCCGTGCTCATCACCGCCGAGGTGGCGCCACATGCGATCGAAGACGAGCTGCGTCGGCTCGCAGCCCG
This DNA window, taken from Actinomycetota bacterium, encodes the following:
- a CDS encoding ATPase, T2SS/T4P/T4SS family, producing MALSDRELDDVVRRAHAEVSDARAARLRADAEGGRPAMDADDLRQLTQALLGMVFDRLARERIEQGLGPIEAADEQRVGAAVQSMGRLGWVIEELMADPEVENIDINGPDVCFVSRADGSKTRLPHPIARNNDELERWVRNAAARVGLSERRFDEGRPHLILRLPDGSRLFACMSVTQDVHISIRVHRHPRVTLDELVEGGMMSPELGEFHRALVLGRFNLIVTGETNAGKTTLVRALLNEAPPEERLITVEDSYELGLDRLGDRHPDVVSLEAREANVEGAGEITMADLVRMGLRMNPTRVIVGEVRGPELVPMLQAMTQGSDGSMATVHSDSSGGAFQRLAMYAICAPEHLEPPHTALLVAQAVDFIIHISHVRERRGNRRFISSVREVTGAHERGIETNEVFAPGPDGIASSAGAHPLSQRSLDRLARVGWHLPTAEPSLRPVRAAGRRSAR